From the Rhodococcus sp. NBC_00297 genome, one window contains:
- the lysA gene encoding diaminopimelate decarboxylase produces the protein MSAHPAGPRHAEQSGPGTPERPADSAALTDLHPKVFPRNAARGDDGVVTLAGVPVTELAATYGTPLFVIDEDDFRSRCREMAEAFGAPERVHYASKAFLCGEIARWVADEGLSLDVCSGGELAIALNAGFPANRIAMHGNNKSRAELEAGVRAGVEHVVLDSMIEIDRLDEVAAAAGTVQDVLIRITVGVEAHTHEFIATAHEDQKFGFSLSDGSALRAVSRVFETDNLRLVGLHSHIGSQIFEVDGFELAAHRVIGLLRDIKAEFGTEKTSQITVVDLGGGMGIHYVPGDNPPPVQDLAAKLAHIVESESAAAGIPTPTLAVEPGRAIAGPGTVTLYEVGTVKDVTVDSTHTRRYISVDGGMSDNIRTSLYQAEYVGRLASRTSEAPAVLARIVGKHCESGDIVIRDTWQPEDLGPGDLFTVGATGAYCYSMSSRYNLLPRPAVVAVRDGQARLVLRRETFDDLLSLEVDR, from the coding sequence GTGAGCGCGCATCCCGCCGGGCCGCGGCACGCCGAGCAGTCGGGCCCCGGCACCCCGGAGCGTCCGGCGGACAGCGCGGCACTCACGGACCTTCATCCGAAGGTGTTTCCCCGCAACGCAGCTCGTGGTGACGACGGTGTCGTGACGCTGGCCGGTGTTCCGGTGACGGAACTTGCCGCCACGTACGGCACGCCGCTGTTCGTCATCGACGAGGACGATTTCCGGTCGCGCTGCCGCGAGATGGCGGAGGCGTTCGGTGCCCCCGAGCGGGTGCACTACGCGTCCAAGGCCTTCCTGTGTGGGGAGATCGCTCGCTGGGTCGCGGACGAGGGTCTGTCCCTCGACGTGTGCTCGGGCGGCGAGCTGGCGATCGCACTGAACGCGGGCTTCCCGGCGAACCGGATCGCGATGCACGGCAACAACAAGTCACGGGCCGAACTGGAGGCGGGAGTGCGCGCCGGTGTCGAGCACGTCGTGCTGGACTCGATGATCGAGATCGACCGGCTCGACGAGGTCGCTGCCGCGGCGGGAACGGTGCAGGACGTCCTGATCCGCATCACCGTCGGGGTCGAGGCACACACGCACGAATTCATCGCCACCGCCCACGAGGACCAGAAGTTCGGTTTCAGCCTGTCCGACGGCAGCGCGCTCCGGGCCGTCAGTCGGGTGTTCGAGACCGACAATCTGCGCCTCGTCGGCCTGCACTCGCACATCGGATCCCAGATCTTCGAGGTCGACGGGTTCGAGCTCGCGGCTCACCGCGTGATCGGGTTGCTGCGCGACATCAAGGCCGAGTTCGGCACCGAGAAGACCTCGCAGATCACCGTGGTCGATCTCGGCGGCGGCATGGGCATCCACTACGTGCCGGGGGACAACCCGCCCCCCGTGCAGGATCTGGCCGCCAAGCTCGCCCACATCGTCGAGTCCGAGTCGGCGGCCGCCGGGATCCCCACTCCGACACTGGCAGTGGAGCCCGGACGCGCGATCGCGGGACCGGGCACCGTGACGCTGTACGAGGTGGGCACCGTCAAGGACGTCACCGTCGACAGCACCCACACGCGCCGCTACATCAGCGTCGACGGGGGCATGAGCGACAACATCCGGACCTCGCTCTATCAGGCCGAGTACGTCGGCCGCCTCGCGTCGCGTACGTCGGAGGCTCCGGCCGTTCTGGCCCGGATCGTCGGAAAGCACTGCGAGAGTGGCGACATCGTCATCCGCGACACATGGCAGCCCGAGGATCTCGGTCCCGGTGACCTGTTCACCGTGGGCGCGACGGGTGCGTACTGCTACTCGATGTCGTCCCGGTACAACCTTCTGCCCCGTCCGGCCGTCGTCGCCGTGCGGGACGGGCAAGCGCGGCTGGTACTCCGCCGCGAAACGTTCGACGACCTGCTCAGCTTGGAGGTAGACCGGTGA
- a CDS encoding homoserine dehydrogenase — MTAPESSVSSEAAAFVSPVDKPIGVAVLGMGNVGSEVVRILLDHATDLTARVGAPLVLRGVAVRDIGKDRGIDPDLLTTDVRALVARDDVDLVVEVLGGIEPARELILAALNAGKSVVTANKALLAEYTGELADAAESHRADLYFEAAVAGAIPVVRPLMQSLAGDRVNRVIGIVNGTTNFILSAMDETGADYADTLAEAGRLGYAEADPTADVEGFDAAAKAAILASLAFHTRVTSADVHREGISSITAADIATARAFDCTVKLLALCERVSDDDGNDRISVRVYPSLVPLSHPLASVSGAFNAVVVEAEAAGRLMFYGQGAGGAPTASAVMGDLVMAARNKFYGGRGPGESTYAKLPVAPMGDTPTRYHVNMQVADRAGVLSAVAAEFAKNDVSISTVRQEGASKHARLVVVTHRAKDSALAATVDALKELDIVTAVTSVLRLEGTSE; from the coding sequence GTGACCGCTCCAGAATCGTCAGTGTCGTCGGAGGCCGCGGCCTTCGTCAGTCCCGTGGACAAGCCGATCGGCGTCGCCGTCCTCGGTATGGGGAACGTCGGCAGCGAGGTCGTGCGCATCCTGCTCGATCACGCCACCGATCTCACCGCCCGCGTCGGTGCGCCGCTCGTGCTGCGGGGAGTCGCGGTGCGCGACATCGGCAAGGACCGCGGCATCGACCCCGACCTGCTGACCACCGACGTGCGCGCACTCGTCGCGCGCGACGACGTCGACCTGGTGGTCGAGGTGCTCGGCGGCATCGAGCCGGCCCGCGAACTGATCCTCGCCGCGCTCAACGCCGGCAAGTCGGTCGTCACGGCCAACAAGGCACTCCTCGCCGAGTACACCGGTGAGTTGGCCGACGCCGCCGAGAGCCACCGCGCCGACCTGTACTTCGAAGCCGCTGTGGCAGGGGCCATTCCGGTGGTCCGGCCGCTGATGCAGTCTCTCGCCGGCGACCGGGTGAACCGTGTCATCGGCATCGTCAACGGCACGACGAACTTCATCCTCTCGGCCATGGACGAGACGGGTGCGGACTACGCGGACACGCTTGCGGAGGCGGGACGGCTGGGATACGCGGAGGCGGATCCGACGGCCGACGTCGAGGGCTTCGATGCTGCGGCGAAGGCCGCCATCCTGGCCTCGCTCGCGTTCCACACGCGGGTCACCTCGGCCGACGTACACCGCGAAGGGATCTCCTCGATCACCGCGGCGGACATCGCCACCGCGCGTGCGTTCGACTGCACCGTCAAGCTTCTCGCGCTGTGCGAGCGTGTGAGTGACGACGACGGCAACGACCGCATCTCCGTCCGCGTCTACCCGTCGCTCGTACCGCTGTCGCACCCGCTCGCCTCGGTGTCGGGTGCCTTCAACGCCGTCGTGGTCGAAGCCGAGGCCGCGGGACGGCTCATGTTCTACGGCCAGGGTGCGGGCGGCGCTCCCACCGCGTCCGCCGTCATGGGCGACCTGGTGATGGCGGCGCGCAACAAGTTCTACGGCGGCCGTGGACCCGGGGAGTCGACGTACGCCAAGCTCCCCGTCGCACCCATGGGGGACACCCCAACGCGGTACCACGTCAACATGCAGGTCGCGGATCGCGCCGGAGTGCTCTCCGCCGTCGCGGCCGAGTTCGCCAAGAACGACGTCAGCATCTCCACGGTGCGCCAGGAGGGCGCGAGCAAGCATGCCCGTCTCGTCGTCGTCACGCACCGCGCCAAGGACTCGGCTCTGGCGGCCACCGTGGACGCGCTGAAGGAACTCGACATCGTCACCGCCGTCACCAGCGTTCTCCGACTCGAGGGAACGTCCGAATGA
- the argS gene encoding arginine--tRNA ligase → MTPADLAELLHATAAAVLTEHGLDPAVLPATVTVDRPRNPEHGDYATNVAMQVAKKAGVSPRDLATWLADGLAGADAVEAVDVAGPGFLNIRLAKSAQGAIVERVQRENDRYGWSDELTGTSINLEFVSANPTGPVHLGGARWAAVGDALGRILTSRGAAVTREYYFNDHGAQIDRFARSLVASALGLPAPEDGYAGEYIAEIAAAVVTQRPDVMGLPDDERQEVFRALGVDAMFTKIKSDLHEFGTDFDVYFHENSLFESGAVERAVETLKSSGNLYEKDGAWWLRSTEYGDDKDRVVVKSDGNAAYIAGDIAYFQDKRSRGFDLCIYMLGADHHGYIGRLKAAAAAFGDDPATVEVLIGQMVNLVRDGVAVKMSKRAGTVISLDDLVEAIGIDAARYVMVRSSVDSSIDIDLALWASRSNDNPVYYVQYAHARLCSLARGAEELGVSAADPDFALLTHAAEGDLVRTVGEFPRVVASAAGLREPHRIARYLEELAGAYHRFYGACRVLPRGDEDPMPVHTARLALGDATRQVLANGLAMLGVSAPEKM, encoded by the coding sequence GTGACTCCCGCCGACCTCGCCGAACTGCTGCATGCCACCGCAGCGGCCGTGCTCACCGAGCACGGACTCGATCCTGCCGTGTTGCCCGCGACGGTGACGGTGGACCGCCCGCGCAATCCCGAGCACGGCGACTACGCGACCAACGTCGCGATGCAGGTGGCCAAGAAGGCGGGCGTCAGCCCCCGCGACCTGGCGACCTGGCTCGCGGACGGTCTGGCCGGTGCCGACGCTGTCGAGGCCGTCGACGTGGCCGGTCCCGGATTCCTCAACATCCGGCTCGCGAAGTCCGCTCAGGGCGCCATCGTGGAGCGCGTGCAGCGCGAGAACGATCGCTACGGCTGGTCCGACGAGCTCACCGGGACCTCGATCAACCTGGAGTTCGTCTCGGCGAACCCCACGGGTCCCGTGCACCTGGGCGGCGCCCGCTGGGCCGCGGTGGGCGACGCCCTGGGGCGCATCCTCACCTCGCGGGGTGCCGCGGTCACCCGCGAGTACTACTTCAACGATCACGGCGCGCAGATCGATCGGTTCGCACGCTCGCTGGTCGCCTCGGCGCTGGGTCTGCCCGCTCCGGAGGACGGCTACGCGGGCGAGTACATCGCCGAGATCGCCGCGGCCGTCGTCACGCAGCGACCGGACGTGATGGGTCTGCCCGACGACGAGCGGCAGGAGGTGTTCCGAGCCCTCGGCGTCGACGCGATGTTCACGAAGATCAAGTCGGACCTGCACGAGTTCGGCACCGACTTCGACGTGTACTTCCACGAGAACTCGCTCTTCGAGTCCGGCGCGGTCGAGCGCGCTGTGGAGACGCTGAAATCCTCGGGCAACCTGTACGAGAAGGACGGGGCCTGGTGGCTCCGCAGCACCGAGTACGGCGACGACAAGGATCGCGTCGTGGTCAAGAGCGACGGCAACGCCGCGTACATCGCCGGCGACATCGCGTACTTCCAGGACAAGCGATCTCGCGGGTTCGACCTGTGCATCTACATGCTCGGCGCGGACCACCACGGCTACATCGGTCGGCTCAAGGCCGCTGCCGCAGCCTTCGGCGACGATCCGGCGACCGTCGAGGTGCTCATCGGTCAGATGGTCAACCTCGTCCGCGACGGTGTCGCCGTGAAGATGAGCAAGCGTGCGGGCACGGTGATCTCTCTCGACGACCTCGTGGAGGCCATCGGGATCGACGCCGCGCGGTACGTGATGGTGCGGTCGTCGGTCGACTCGTCGATCGACATCGATCTCGCGCTGTGGGCGAGCCGGAGCAACGACAACCCGGTGTACTACGTGCAGTACGCCCACGCCCGGTTGTGTTCTCTCGCCCGCGGTGCCGAGGAGCTGGGCGTCTCCGCCGCGGATCCCGACTTCGCGCTGCTGACCCATGCCGCGGAAGGTGACCTCGTCCGTACCGTCGGGGAGTTCCCCCGCGTCGTCGCCAGTGCGGCGGGGCTGCGCGAACCCCACCGGATCGCCCGGTACCTCGAGGAGTTGGCGGGTGCCTATCACCGGTTCTACGGAGCGTGTCGAGTACTTCCCCGAGGAGACGAGGATCCGATGCCCGTCCACACAGCGCGGCTCGCCCTGGGCGACGCCACCCGGCAGGTCCTGGCCAATGGCCTGGCCATGCTCGGTGTCAGCGCACCGGAGAAGATGTGA